The Commensalibacter nepenthis genome has a window encoding:
- a CDS encoding DUF3108 domain-containing protein yields MMKQYFFKLMGVACGLSFGFLDIAHAQSEDITKTKQNQSIQLVYDIYNKGMHVITVNADYILTPTTYKVKANFASAGMASLVFSLNTNANAEGVFKNGRAFPGTYQSIGKDKNGKFKLVMNSHYGSKTDITTLEPAPRNDRDALTLDQKTNSLDSLSAMADLIYKVRTTGKCDSHFKMLDGVRSFSFQSETVGESEMPSTWTSPYKGKAILCKAVAQQIGGFKIHSKNKVLLSQPQPGSIWFKNIDNVGYLPARFDFKNPKMGIVTGVLRKIDK; encoded by the coding sequence ATGATGAAACAATATTTCTTTAAATTAATGGGCGTAGCCTGTGGGTTGAGTTTTGGATTTTTAGATATTGCACATGCACAATCAGAAGATATTACAAAAACAAAACAAAATCAATCTATTCAATTGGTGTATGATATTTATAATAAAGGAATGCATGTTATTACAGTGAATGCAGATTATATTTTAACACCTACGACATACAAAGTGAAAGCGAATTTTGCTTCGGCAGGAATGGCAAGTCTTGTATTCAGTTTAAATACGAATGCCAATGCGGAGGGGGTGTTTAAGAATGGACGTGCCTTTCCAGGAACTTATCAATCCATCGGCAAAGATAAAAATGGAAAATTTAAATTGGTTATGAATTCTCATTATGGCTCGAAAACAGATATTACAACCTTGGAACCTGCACCAAGAAATGATCGTGATGCTCTGACTTTAGATCAAAAAACGAACAGTTTAGATAGTTTGAGTGCGATGGCTGATTTGATTTACAAAGTTCGAACAACTGGAAAATGTGATTCTCATTTTAAAATGTTAGACGGGGTGAGGTCTTTTTCATTTCAAAGTGAAACTGTGGGAGAAAGCGAGATGCCTTCCACATGGACTAGTCCTTATAAAGGTAAAGCAATATTATGCAAGGCGGTGGCGCAACAAATTGGTGGGTTTAAAATACATTCAAAGAACAAAGTTTTATTATCACAACCACAACCTGGGTCTATATGGTTTAAAAATATTGATAATGTAGGCTATTTACCGGCGAGGTTTGATTTTAAAAATCCAAAAATGGGCATAGTTACTGGGGTTTTAAGAAAAATTGATAAATAG
- a CDS encoding pirin family protein: MPTYNELKRGKLKLIISSDGQENSLNIRQDIKIYSGLFDGSEQEHFIIPENRYVYLHVAKGNLRVNDLVFNAGDGARIRHERQLKFSHGHNAEILVFDMRPVETNYPYR, from the coding sequence ATTCCTACATATAATGAATTAAAAAGAGGTAAATTAAAGCTGATTATATCGTCTGATGGCCAAGAGAATTCGCTTAATATACGTCAGGATATCAAAATATATTCTGGTTTGTTTGATGGTTCCGAACAAGAACATTTTATCATTCCAGAAAATCGCTATGTTTATCTTCATGTCGCAAAAGGCAATTTAAGAGTGAATGATTTGGTATTTAATGCAGGTGATGGGGCTCGTATTCGTCATGAACGGCAGTTAAAATTTAGTCATGGTCATAATGCAGAAATTTTAGTGTTTGACATGCGTCCTGTGGAAACGAATTATCCTTATCGGTAG
- the glyA gene encoding serine hydroxymethyltransferase: MSDKKNYDQFFNSDLSSTDPEVSQYIHGELVRQQDGIELIASENLVSQAVLEAQGSVLTNKYAEGYSGRRYYGGCAEVDKVETLAIERLKKIFGAEYANVQPHSGANANLAAYMATVKPGEKVLGMNLASGGHLTHGAAPNFSGKWFHALQYGIRRQDGYLDYDEMEAIARAEKPKLIIAGGSAYPRVIDFERFRKIADEVGAYLMVDMAHFAGLVAAGLFPNPVPFADIVTSTTHKTLRGPRGGIILTNNADLAKKINSAVFPGLQGGPLMHVIAAKAVAFGEALRPDFKEYQQSVAKNAKVLAETLIECGFDIVTEGTDCHLLLVDLRPKKVTGKQAEESLEKAGITTNKNAIPFDPEKPAITSGIRLGSPAGTSRGFGEVEFREIGLLINEVLTALADAPDGDNSKAEQEVHKKVVALCKRFPIYK; this comes from the coding sequence ATGTCCGATAAAAAAAATTATGATCAGTTTTTTAACTCTGATTTATCCAGTACGGACCCAGAAGTCAGTCAATATATTCATGGTGAACTTGTTCGCCAACAAGATGGTATTGAACTTATTGCCAGTGAGAATCTTGTTTCTCAAGCTGTTTTAGAAGCACAAGGTAGTGTTTTAACAAATAAATATGCCGAGGGCTATTCTGGACGTCGCTATTATGGTGGTTGTGCTGAAGTTGACAAGGTTGAAACGCTTGCTATTGAACGTCTTAAAAAAATATTTGGTGCAGAATACGCTAACGTGCAACCACATTCTGGTGCAAATGCCAATTTGGCAGCCTATATGGCAACTGTAAAGCCAGGTGAAAAAGTATTGGGAATGAATTTGGCTTCTGGTGGACATTTGACCCATGGAGCAGCTCCTAATTTTTCAGGAAAATGGTTCCACGCCTTGCAATATGGTATTCGTCGTCAAGATGGATACCTTGATTATGATGAAATGGAAGCAATTGCTCGTGCAGAAAAGCCTAAATTGATTATTGCAGGGGGGTCTGCTTATCCCCGTGTGATTGATTTTGAACGATTCCGTAAAATCGCAGATGAAGTTGGTGCGTATCTGATGGTGGATATGGCTCATTTTGCGGGCTTGGTTGCTGCAGGTTTATTTCCTAATCCCGTTCCTTTTGCTGACATTGTTACCAGTACAACGCATAAAACATTGCGTGGTCCACGTGGGGGCATTATCCTTACCAATAATGCCGACCTTGCTAAAAAGATTAATTCTGCTGTATTTCCAGGATTGCAAGGTGGTCCATTAATGCATGTGATTGCTGCCAAAGCTGTGGCTTTTGGAGAAGCATTGCGTCCAGACTTCAAAGAATATCAACAATCAGTTGCAAAGAATGCCAAAGTTCTTGCGGAAACATTGATTGAATGTGGTTTTGATATTGTTACCGAGGGAACAGATTGTCACTTATTACTAGTTGATTTACGTCCAAAGAAAGTCACTGGTAAACAAGCAGAAGAAAGTCTGGAAAAAGCAGGAATTACAACCAATAAAAATGCTATTCCATTTGATCCAGAAAAACCTGCGATTACGTCTGGTATTCGTTTAGGTAGCCCGGCGGGAACCTCTCGTGGATTTGGAGAAGTTGAGTTCCGTGAAATTGGTTTGTTAATCAATGAAGTTCTGACGGCATTGGCTGATGCACCTGATGGAGATAATAGTAAAGCAGAACAAGAAGTACATAAAAAAGTAGTTGCTCTATGTAAACGTTTTCCTATATATAAATAA
- a CDS encoding mitochondrial fission ELM1 family protein: MAKAIILTEDFAGMKSQAFGLAERAGFQKELCSLIPRKPWSFISAPYWPFPLKGVEAFNISESPVVISVGSVGGVINAAIRQSGRAAIHIQNPRISPDKFDLVIVNPHDQLSGKNVIVSRTALHHISSQILSENKGKWTSFFRQDTSPLVAVLIGGNNGRFTLGKSEAEIIAYQLVDLIKTENVHIALTPSRRTGKEAIAVFKQILIPLGAYIWDGEGENPYLGLLACADFILVTIDSVSMISEAVATSAPVMILSLPGKSKRISLFIHSMQQENRVKLFRNRLESWSVSPLDDAEDVVFKVKNILGL, encoded by the coding sequence ATGGCGAAGGCGATTATTTTAACAGAAGATTTTGCTGGAATGAAATCTCAGGCTTTTGGCTTGGCTGAACGTGCAGGATTTCAAAAAGAGCTTTGTAGCTTAATCCCTAGAAAACCATGGAGCTTTATTTCAGCACCTTATTGGCCTTTTCCATTAAAAGGGGTTGAAGCATTTAATATCAGTGAAAGCCCAGTCGTTATTAGTGTTGGCAGTGTGGGTGGGGTGATTAATGCGGCCATTCGTCAATCGGGTCGTGCTGCAATTCATATACAAAATCCTCGTATATCGCCTGATAAATTCGATTTGGTTATTGTTAATCCTCATGATCAGTTAAGTGGTAAAAATGTAATTGTTTCTCGAACGGCTCTGCATCATATTTCTTCACAAATTTTATCGGAAAATAAAGGAAAATGGACATCTTTTTTTCGACAGGATACAAGCCCTTTGGTTGCTGTACTTATTGGGGGAAATAATGGTCGTTTTACATTGGGAAAATCTGAAGCTGAGATTATCGCCTATCAATTAGTGGATTTAATAAAGACCGAAAATGTCCATATTGCGCTGACCCCCTCACGACGAACGGGTAAAGAAGCTATCGCAGTTTTCAAACAAATATTAATACCTTTAGGTGCTTATATTTGGGATGGAGAGGGTGAGAATCCTTATTTAGGATTATTGGCTTGTGCAGATTTTATTTTGGTAACCATAGATAGTGTTTCAATGATCTCGGAAGCAGTGGCGACTTCGGCACCTGTTATGATTTTATCATTACCTGGAAAATCAAAACGAATTTCACTTTTTATCCACTCAATGCAACAAGAAAATAGGGTCAAATTATTCCGAAATCGTTTAGAAAGTTGGTCTGTTAGTCCGCTAGATGATGCGGAAGATGTTGTTTTTAAAGTAAAAAATATTTTAGGTCTATAA
- a CDS encoding glycosyltransferase family 4 protein produces the protein MLIKPLHRLWRLLPPSSRRYFLARLGAYLAPSITFNPPTASTVIIAGEVSRASGLGEGARVMHQALQKNNISSRLLDVIPYSFSWDRYTKATQILSEYPHAPLILHINSPQIPYALLALPRNLVKNRRVIGYWAWELEILPKDWMVGFQFVHEIWVPSQFVANAVQKWAKYYNKPVRVIPHPIADRVVYPVSHICRKSLGLPKGKLIILVSFNLSSSFARKNPLGAILAFLKANKHDRGICLVLKISYSEHYCIDMDKIMNVIQGHDAIIVNRNILSSAENQALFHYADIVLSLHRSEGFGLVAAEAMLSGKPVISTNWSATSEFIDESCGIPVPYKLVPVKDSREVYQFSNAYWAEPDCDIAAQAIHKLVADSDYRFALGSAACKRAYKQFNSQSLIKGLSAIGVVTDME, from the coding sequence TTGCTGATTAAACCGTTGCATCGGTTATGGCGTTTGCTTCCCCCATCAAGTCGGCGTTATTTTTTGGCTCGATTGGGGGCTTACCTTGCTCCGTCAATAACATTTAACCCTCCGACAGCCTCAACGGTCATTATTGCGGGGGAGGTTTCTCGTGCTTCTGGGCTCGGCGAAGGGGCGCGTGTAATGCATCAAGCATTACAAAAAAATAACATTTCTTCGCGTTTATTGGACGTTATACCCTATTCTTTTTCGTGGGATAGATATACAAAAGCCACCCAGATTTTATCTGAATATCCTCATGCCCCCTTAATTTTACACATCAATTCCCCTCAGATTCCGTATGCGCTTCTTGCTTTACCAAGAAATCTTGTAAAAAACCGCAGAGTAATTGGTTATTGGGCCTGGGAATTAGAAATTTTACCAAAAGACTGGATGGTTGGTTTTCAATTTGTTCATGAAATTTGGGTACCTTCACAATTTGTAGCTAATGCTGTACAGAAATGGGCAAAATATTATAACAAACCTGTCAGAGTAATCCCTCATCCAATCGCTGATCGGGTTGTTTACCCTGTAAGCCATATTTGCCGTAAATCTTTGGGATTACCAAAGGGTAAATTAATCATTCTAGTTTCGTTTAATTTATCTTCTAGCTTCGCAAGAAAAAATCCTTTGGGTGCAATTTTAGCATTTCTTAAAGCGAATAAGCATGATAGGGGTATATGCTTGGTATTAAAAATTTCTTATTCGGAACATTATTGTATCGATATGGATAAAATTATGAATGTTATTCAAGGGCATGATGCGATTATTGTTAATCGCAACATTTTATCATCAGCAGAAAATCAAGCATTATTTCACTATGCTGATATTGTATTATCCTTACATCGCAGCGAAGGATTCGGATTGGTCGCAGCCGAGGCAATGTTATCTGGAAAACCCGTCATATCGACAAATTGGTCAGCAACATCAGAATTTATAGATGAGTCTTGCGGGATCCCTGTTCCATATAAGTTGGTTCCTGTTAAAGATTCCCGTGAGGTGTATCAGTTTTCAAATGCTTATTGGGCTGAGCCAGATTGTGATATTGCTGCACAAGCAATTCATAAATTGGTTGCGGATTCAGATTATCGGTTTGCTTTAGGAAGTGCCGCATGTAAAAGAGCTTATAAACAATTTAATTCGCAATCTTTAATAAAGGGATTATCCGCGATCGGCGTGGTAACGGATATGGAATGA
- a CDS encoding chloride channel protein has product MTYNLNLKTLFSLFLIGMIGGCVGIGLTLLIHFLQHLAFNAPLDAIIPFRVMVEEASPLRRVLALLACGLIGGVGWFYIHRYGQPLVDIKTAVQNKDKNLPFLTTFFHSLLQIITVAMGSPLGREVAPREMTAAFANQWINFIQFSDEERKLLLACASGAGLAAVYNVPLAAMIFILETLLLSWNLSSIIAVFICCSTAVFTMRLGLGDLVQYPIDYSKFNNDFIIWAIIAGPIIGIMVWLFDKTTQSLPKLPKSKPIMILISIFCFGMIGALSIQYPEILGNGKAANQLTFTSEINLHYAVGLFISKWGAVLLAMVAGAYGGRITPSMMLGGALGFITAYCWNMVFPVIPLSSAAIIAAAVFLGIAQKMPLTSAIFMLELSRFSPAYFYPICLCFATAMPTYYAIQQYMMKPSSP; this is encoded by the coding sequence ATGACATATAATTTAAACTTAAAAACGCTTTTCTCTCTGTTTCTCATCGGTATGATCGGGGGATGTGTGGGGATTGGGTTAACGTTATTAATACATTTTTTACAACATCTTGCTTTTAATGCTCCTCTGGATGCAATTATACCTTTTCGAGTCATGGTTGAAGAAGCATCTCCACTCAGGCGCGTATTGGCGTTGCTGGCTTGTGGTTTAATTGGCGGTGTTGGTTGGTTCTATATTCATCGTTATGGGCAGCCTTTGGTGGACATTAAAACTGCCGTTCAAAACAAAGATAAAAACCTCCCTTTCCTCACGACTTTTTTTCACTCTTTATTACAAATCATCACGGTTGCAATGGGTTCCCCACTTGGACGAGAGGTTGCCCCCAGAGAGATGACTGCTGCCTTTGCTAATCAATGGATCAATTTTATTCAATTTTCAGACGAAGAACGTAAACTATTGCTAGCTTGTGCCTCAGGTGCTGGATTAGCCGCTGTTTATAACGTACCTTTGGCAGCGATGATCTTCATATTAGAAACTTTATTACTTAGCTGGAATTTATCTTCTATCATCGCTGTCTTTATCTGTTGCAGTACCGCTGTATTTACAATGCGCCTTGGATTAGGAGATCTGGTTCAATATCCAATCGATTATTCAAAATTTAATAATGACTTTATTATTTGGGCTATAATCGCAGGACCAATTATTGGAATAATGGTCTGGCTTTTTGATAAAACAACACAATCTTTGCCAAAACTACCCAAATCCAAACCCATCATGATTCTGATCTCAATATTCTGTTTTGGTATGATTGGAGCTCTCTCAATACAATATCCAGAAATCCTCGGAAATGGTAAAGCTGCTAACCAACTTACGTTTACTTCTGAAATAAACCTTCATTACGCTGTTGGGTTATTCATCAGCAAATGGGGTGCTGTCTTGTTGGCAATGGTTGCAGGTGCCTATGGCGGGCGAATAACCCCCAGTATGATGTTAGGGGGCGCATTAGGATTTATCACCGCTTATTGTTGGAACATGGTTTTTCCAGTAATCCCATTGTCTAGCGCAGCAATTATCGCAGCGGCTGTTTTTCTAGGAATTGCACAAAAAATGCCATTAACATCTGCAATTTTTATGCTGGAACTTTCCCGCTTTTCACCTGCCTATTTTTATCCCATTTGCTTATGTTTTGCGACAGCAATGCCGACTTATTATGCAATTCAACAGTATATGATGAAACCATCCTCACCATAA
- a CDS encoding IS6 family transposase, producing MSIGIYSKLILRSRDDFKGRHFNGLMIIQAVNWYLRYCLSYRDIEELFLERGVSVDHSTLNRWVLRYAPLLEKRLRSYRKPHCGEVRIDETYIKVKGQWKYLYRAIDKNGTAIDFLLTAKRNIKAAQRFFRKAFKEEGLFAPTHIGTDKASPFPKTIQTMKNEHILANHCVHETKKSLQQGIENDHFRVKRIIPKNGCFQSFHTARKTLNGYEAILWIKKGLGFKGKWTINEQIKLIQSIFGLNNNIPV from the coding sequence ATGTCTATTGGTATCTATAGCAAGCTTATATTAAGATCTAGGGATGATTTTAAAGGTCGTCATTTTAATGGATTGATGATTATCCAAGCGGTAAACTGGTATTTACGCTATTGTCTTAGCTATCGAGACATTGAGGAATTGTTTTTAGAGCGTGGAGTAAGCGTTGATCATAGCACGTTAAACCGTTGGGTATTACGCTATGCTCCTCTATTAGAAAAACGTTTGAGAAGCTATAGAAAACCCCATTGTGGTGAGGTGAGGATTGATGAAACCTATATCAAAGTAAAAGGTCAGTGGAAGTATCTATATAGAGCCATTGATAAGAATGGAACTGCTATTGATTTCTTGTTAACAGCTAAAAGAAATATCAAAGCAGCACAACGTTTCTTTAGAAAGGCGTTTAAAGAAGAGGGTCTATTCGCTCCAACCCATATTGGAACAGATAAAGCATCTCCTTTTCCAAAAACCATACAGACCATGAAGAATGAGCATATCCTTGCCAATCACTGCGTTCATGAAACAAAGAAATCTTTACAACAGGGAATAGAAAATGATCATTTTAGAGTAAAGAGAATTATCCCAAAGAATGGTTGCTTTCAGTCTTTTCATACCGCAAGGAAAACACTCAACGGATATGAGGCCATTCTCTGGATTAAAAAAGGACTGGGTTTTAAAGGAAAATGGACAATCAACGAACAAATAAAGCTCATTCAAAGCATATTCGGTCTAAATAATAATATACCCGTCTAA
- a CDS encoding amino acid permease, whose translation MGNITFSSLLRKKNIETPHTDKEELARVLGMPSLIFFGVGGIVGTGLFSITGVAASEHAGPAVIISFFIGAIACAFIGLCYSELAGMITVSGSSYSYTYIAYGEIIAWMVGWNLVLEYAVGAGAVAVSWSKYMMSFLEGFHIHIDPRYIASPFETVTLLDGTKTDGIINLPSTIIVVILSLLLIKGLKESLTLNNIVVVVKICVILTLIAFGLPYIKAANFVPFIPENTTGSFGHFGFSGIMQAAGMIIFAYIGFDSVSSTAQEVKNPSKNIPKAILIIISICAIIYFCFAFVIVGLVYYTDLLNDAAPVATAIDHTPFKWLQPIVKVSILFGYIPILFLLLIGQTRVFFSLARDGLIPKFFAKTHPKFKTPHYSHTFFMIFVCILSAFFPIGVLGNMCAIGALFAFVFVCMAVVILRKTYPNYPRTFKIPGGPIIPIIGSATALILMYSLNNLTWIIMFCWMIIGFIIYFGYGYSHSKLNQNTKLKVTK comes from the coding sequence ATGGGAAACATCACCTTTTCTTCTTTACTAAGAAAAAAAAATATAGAAACACCACATACAGATAAAGAAGAATTGGCACGCGTTCTTGGAATGCCCAGCCTCATCTTTTTTGGTGTTGGTGGGATCGTTGGAACAGGTTTATTTTCGATCACAGGGGTTGCGGCATCGGAACATGCGGGACCTGCTGTTATCATATCCTTTTTTATTGGTGCTATTGCTTGTGCATTTATTGGATTATGTTACAGCGAACTGGCTGGAATGATCACCGTTTCAGGCAGCTCTTACAGCTATACCTATATTGCTTATGGAGAGATCATTGCTTGGATGGTGGGCTGGAACCTTGTTTTGGAATATGCCGTTGGCGCTGGAGCGGTGGCGGTCAGTTGGTCGAAATATATGATGTCGTTTTTAGAAGGATTTCATATTCATATAGATCCACGCTATATCGCCTCACCCTTTGAAACAGTCACTTTACTGGATGGAACAAAAACGGATGGGATTATTAACCTTCCCTCGACTATCATCGTTGTTATATTGTCATTACTATTAATCAAAGGGTTAAAAGAATCTTTAACACTAAATAATATTGTCGTGGTTGTTAAAATTTGTGTTATTTTAACATTGATTGCGTTTGGTCTGCCTTATATCAAAGCTGCAAATTTTGTTCCTTTTATCCCTGAAAATACAACAGGTTCTTTCGGTCATTTTGGCTTTTCAGGGATTATGCAAGCCGCAGGAATGATTATTTTTGCATATATCGGATTTGATAGTGTTTCTTCAACGGCGCAAGAGGTTAAGAACCCATCGAAAAATATTCCAAAAGCCATTTTAATCATTATCTCTATTTGTGCGATTATTTATTTTTGTTTCGCATTTGTTATTGTTGGTCTTGTTTATTATACGGACTTATTAAATGATGCCGCCCCTGTTGCAACCGCAATTGACCATACACCTTTTAAATGGCTTCAACCCATTGTAAAAGTCAGCATTCTCTTTGGATATATACCCATTCTATTTTTATTATTAATTGGTCAGACCCGTGTTTTCTTCTCGCTGGCCAGAGATGGCTTAATTCCAAAATTCTTCGCTAAAACGCATCCTAAATTCAAAACCCCTCATTACTCACATACATTTTTTATGATCTTTGTCTGTATATTGTCTGCTTTTTTCCCTATTGGCGTTTTGGGGAATATGTGTGCTATTGGGGCTTTGTTTGCATTTGTTTTTGTTTGTATGGCTGTTGTCATCTTACGTAAAACTTATCCAAATTATCCTCGCACATTCAAAATTCCAGGTGGGCCAATTATTCCGATTATTGGGTCTGCTACCGCATTGATCCTAATGTATTCTTTAAATAACTTAACATGGATTATTATGTTCTGTTGGATGATTATTGGATTCATCATTTACTTTGGCTATGGCTATTCACACAGTAAATTAAATCAAAATACAAAACTTAAGGTTACAAAATGA
- the hemB gene encoding porphobilinogen synthase, with protein MIGNFPLTRMRRNRLNQMTRRLVAENKLSVDDLIWPIFIVEGENIETEVSSMPGAKRVSIDRLGAYIEPAAKLDIPALALFPVTSKEKRDPTGTESYNPDNLICRAARELKKQFPEMLLIGDVALDPYTSHGHDGIVQNGYVVNDKTVEVLIKQSINQANAGIDIIAPSDMMDGRIGSIRQALDQAGFIDTQLMSYAAKYASVYYGPFRDALESGGLLKGDKKTYQMDPANRGEALAEVELDIKEGADSVIIKPGMPYLDIIRSVRDKFDIPIVSYQVSGEYAMLMGAIQNGFLQKEGAILETLLCFKRAGANAIMTYFALEAAKLLKTQ; from the coding sequence ATGATTGGTAATTTTCCTTTAACTCGTATGCGTCGCAATCGTTTAAATCAGATGACACGCCGATTGGTTGCTGAAAATAAGCTCAGTGTTGATGATTTGATCTGGCCGATTTTTATTGTAGAAGGCGAAAATATCGAAACTGAGGTCTCCTCTATGCCAGGAGCAAAACGTGTTTCCATTGATCGCCTTGGTGCATATATCGAGCCAGCAGCTAAATTAGATATCCCTGCGTTGGCACTATTTCCTGTAACTTCGAAAGAAAAACGTGACCCAACTGGAACGGAATCTTATAATCCAGATAATTTAATCTGCCGTGCTGCCAGAGAATTAAAAAAACAATTTCCAGAAATGCTGTTAATTGGAGATGTTGCTTTGGATCCATACACCAGCCACGGTCATGATGGTATTGTGCAAAATGGGTATGTAGTAAACGACAAAACTGTTGAAGTTTTGATCAAACAATCCATTAATCAAGCCAATGCGGGTATCGATATCATTGCACCTTCTGACATGATGGATGGTCGAATTGGATCTATTCGCCAAGCGTTGGATCAAGCAGGATTCATTGATACTCAATTAATGTCGTATGCTGCAAAATATGCTAGCGTTTATTATGGTCCATTCCGTGATGCATTGGAATCCGGTGGGTTATTAAAAGGGGATAAAAAGACTTATCAAATGGACCCTGCTAATCGTGGAGAAGCCTTGGCAGAAGTTGAATTAGATATCAAAGAAGGTGCAGATTCTGTTATCATTAAACCGGGAATGCCTTATCTCGATATTATTCGATCTGTGCGTGATAAATTCGATATTCCAATCGTCAGCTATCAAGTTTCTGGTGAATACGCAATGTTGATGGGTGCAATCCAAAATGGCTTCTTACAAAAAGAGGGTGCTATTTTAGAAACATTACTGTGCTTTAAACGTGCTGGAGCCAATGCAATTATGACGTATTTTGCTTTAGAAGCCGCTAAATTATTAAAAACACAATAA
- a CDS encoding glycosyltransferase, translated as MKKPLNMLIWQWGRRGAGPKTAVEFSKAMLSISNVKAFLSLSRQAEIVQKNRNISVDFPIKTYTTVLGYLCRVLQAPLMIYKLYHIIKRKKINIAVCTMPGPMDLVMAMALRLLKIPYIVIVHDVHPHPGDGYIFQYYLQKLLIKQSRLTVTFSKYVYKQLIAVNFVPSSQIIQGWHPPFSYCSETHKPQFVSQEIKLLNFGRLLLYKGFDLLEEALDQVTIQRPYMLRIVGQGPKSAVLDRLNKRNNVIVENRWVPEEEIGKLMQWADVVILPYREASQSGIAATALAFGKPILITNVGGLSEQFKEDDLVFICEPTTDDIAKGLDEVLQLNFPLSRQKHNADKEWQEFAEYLIKEITHKIYKS; from the coding sequence ATGAAAAAGCCTCTTAATATGTTGATATGGCAATGGGGACGTCGAGGAGCAGGACCTAAAACTGCTGTTGAGTTCTCTAAGGCAATGTTATCAATATCCAATGTTAAGGCGTTTTTATCGTTATCTCGTCAAGCCGAGATTGTGCAAAAAAATCGCAATATTTCTGTTGATTTTCCAATTAAAACATATACTACTGTTCTAGGGTATCTTTGTCGTGTTTTACAAGCACCATTGATGATTTATAAATTATATCACATTATAAAACGCAAGAAGATTAATATTGCTGTATGTACAATGCCTGGTCCGATGGATTTGGTAATGGCTATGGCGTTAAGATTGCTTAAAATCCCATATATTGTTATCGTTCATGATGTGCATCCTCATCCAGGGGATGGTTATATTTTTCAGTACTATTTACAAAAATTATTAATTAAGCAATCAAGGTTGACAGTAACATTTTCAAAATATGTTTATAAGCAATTGATTGCTGTTAATTTTGTTCCTAGTTCTCAGATCATACAAGGGTGGCATCCGCCTTTTTCATATTGCTCTGAAACGCATAAACCACAATTTGTCAGTCAAGAAATTAAGCTGTTAAATTTTGGACGATTATTATTATATAAAGGTTTTGATTTATTAGAGGAAGCATTAGATCAAGTAACCATTCAACGCCCTTATATGCTACGCATTGTTGGGCAGGGTCCTAAGAGCGCAGTTTTGGATCGATTGAACAAAAGAAACAACGTCATTGTAGAAAATAGGTGGGTGCCAGAGGAAGAGATTGGTAAATTAATGCAATGGGCTGATGTTGTTATTCTTCCTTATAGAGAAGCGAGCCAAAGTGGTATTGCAGCAACCGCTTTGGCTTTTGGCAAACCTATTCTAATCACGAATGTTGGTGGGCTGTCAGAACAATTTAAGGAAGATGATTTAGTATTTATTTGTGAACCTACAACAGATGATATAGCCAAAGGATTAGATGAAGTTTTACAGTTGAATTTTCCTTTATCACGTCAAAAGCATAATGCTGATAAGGAATGGCAAGAATTTGCTGAATATTTAATTAAAGAGATCACTCATAAAATTTATAAATCATAA